From one Streptomyces mobaraensis genomic stretch:
- a CDS encoding MerR family transcriptional regulator encodes MRIGELAEQAGISTRALRHYESLGLLPARRAGNGYRDYDEADLRLLRQIRTLQDFGFGLEDTRPFVECLRAGHPAGDSCPASLEVYRRKLAELDECIERLAQVRAEVSAQLTRAQRERAALEAEADVPGGPPPRCALTPCDAGDAGQAEYA; translated from the coding sequence ATGCGGATCGGGGAACTGGCCGAACAGGCCGGAATCAGCACACGCGCCCTGCGGCACTACGAGTCGCTCGGCCTCCTGCCCGCCCGCCGCGCGGGCAACGGGTATCGCGACTACGACGAGGCCGACCTGCGGCTCCTGCGCCAGATCCGTACGCTCCAGGACTTCGGTTTCGGCCTGGAGGACACCCGTCCGTTCGTCGAGTGCCTGCGCGCCGGCCACCCCGCCGGCGACTCCTGTCCGGCGTCCCTGGAGGTCTACCGGCGCAAACTCGCCGAGCTGGACGAGTGCATCGAGCGGCTGGCCCAGGTCCGCGCCGAGGTGAGCGCGCAACTGACCCGCGCCCAGCGGGAACGCGCCGCGCTGGAAGCGGAGGCCGACGTCCCGGGCGGCCCGCCACCGCGCTGCGCGCTCACGCCGTGCGACGCGGGGGACGCCGGGCAGGCCGAGTACGCCTGA